One genomic window of Halolamina sediminis includes the following:
- a CDS encoding TrmB family transcriptional regulator gives MASLRDLGLSEYEARAYRALLDDSPSTAKELSGSSDVPMGRVYDVLKDLERRGLARSQAASRPKKYVAVEPEAALDRLLDAKREELREQEAQYEEAVDELEGDLDAGVPTEEGFWTAVVGREESADLLLERLDTATERVITVAGGPTPQFDVGEYGDEVTAALGRALERGAEVSVLLGPDLIETLPNTALKRYEKELAGHPAFEVRTTERVSGSFHLIDGVEACIEVPNPLAPREPFAMLDLKDREFTADVRETFDPRWEDAEPLTTD, from the coding sequence ATGGCAAGCTTGCGCGATCTCGGGCTCTCGGAGTACGAAGCCCGGGCGTACCGGGCGCTGCTCGACGACTCGCCGAGCACGGCGAAGGAGCTCTCGGGCTCCAGCGACGTGCCGATGGGCAGAGTGTACGACGTGCTGAAAGATCTGGAACGGCGGGGGCTGGCTCGGAGTCAGGCCGCGAGCCGACCGAAGAAGTACGTCGCCGTCGAGCCCGAGGCGGCGCTGGACCGCCTGCTCGACGCGAAACGCGAGGAGCTGCGGGAACAGGAGGCCCAGTACGAGGAGGCCGTCGACGAACTGGAGGGCGATCTCGACGCCGGCGTCCCCACCGAGGAGGGGTTCTGGACCGCAGTCGTCGGCCGGGAGGAGAGCGCCGACCTGCTGCTCGAACGGCTCGATACGGCGACCGAGCGGGTGATCACCGTCGCCGGCGGGCCGACCCCGCAGTTCGACGTGGGCGAGTACGGCGACGAGGTGACCGCGGCGCTCGGGCGCGCGCTCGAACGCGGCGCCGAGGTATCGGTGCTGCTCGGCCCGGATCTGATCGAGACGCTGCCGAACACGGCGCTCAAACGCTACGAGAAGGAGCTCGCGGGCCACCCGGCCTTCGAGGTCCGAACCACCGAGCGGGTCAGCGGTTCGTTCCACCTGATCGACGGCGTCGAGGCGTGTATCGAGGTCCCGAACCCGCTGGCGCCGCGGGAGCCGTTCGCGATGCTCGACCTGAAGGATCGGGAGTTCACCGCGGACGTGCGGGAGACGTTCGACCCGCGGTGGGAGGACGCCGAACCGCTGACGACTGACTAG